A single Tenacibaculum sp. Bg11-29 DNA region contains:
- a CDS encoding molybdopterin-dependent oxidoreductase, with protein MSASLTSRRSFIKKMAATAAMTAAATMFPGIIFANEQLAGISNGNLDWKKGPCRFCGVGCGILVGVENGKAIAVKGDPNSSVNKGLLCVKGYHQIMCIQAKDRLEYALVKKNGTYVKTPISEALDIVANKMKETIEKHGKDSVAMYTSGQSTIPEGYVASKFMKGAIGTNNLDCNARLCMASAVTGFLTTFGADEPMGCYEDFDHADYYITWGNNMAEMHPVLFSRMLEQKNTRGAKIIDFATRTTRSSMAADKSILFEPQTDLAVGNAICYEIINNGWVNKSFVEKHCNFSKGLTKMGYGLEDNYKFKDKPTKINFDDYKTFLEDYSPEKVSKLTKVSVKDIKYLAAIYGDPNKKVMSLWCMGVNQHTRGTWMNNIIYNIHLLTGKISQPGNSPFSLTGQPSACGTAREVGTFTHKLPKGVVMNPKHRAKAAKIWKVPVEKIPSKPTYHATEMFRAVDRGDIKFIWTQAVNPLVSLPRTSRFRPAMEKDSCFVVVSDVFPTPTSDVADVILPASWHIEKSGLYGNSERRTQHWDQMVEGPGDTTPDAWMFIEVAKRMGYGDLFPYSKENHVEEIYNEYRQFHEGKKHGMAPLEVLKKESGVIWPYVDGKSTQWRFNSKYDPACTNGEEFHFYGKPDGKAIIWQRPYEPAPEMPDKEYPFWLNTGRVIEHWHTGSMTRRIPVLHQGMPNAYLEFHPDDAKALGIRNGEKVKVSSRRGSCIMPASINERGLPTKGQVFAPFFDESMLINDVTLDAFCPISKEPDYKKCAVKVEKA; from the coding sequence ATGAGCGCCTCTTTAACAAGTAGACGAAGTTTTATAAAAAAAATGGCTGCTACAGCAGCAATGACAGCTGCAGCAACTATGTTTCCTGGAATTATTTTTGCTAATGAACAATTAGCAGGAATCTCAAATGGAAATTTAGATTGGAAAAAAGGACCTTGTCGTTTTTGCGGTGTAGGTTGTGGAATTTTAGTTGGTGTAGAAAATGGAAAAGCAATAGCCGTAAAAGGAGATCCTAATTCTAGCGTTAATAAAGGATTACTTTGTGTAAAAGGATACCATCAAATTATGTGTATTCAAGCCAAAGATAGATTAGAGTATGCTTTAGTTAAAAAAAACGGTACCTATGTAAAAACTCCAATTAGTGAGGCATTAGATATAGTTGCTAACAAGATGAAAGAAACCATTGAGAAACATGGTAAAGATTCTGTTGCTATGTACACTTCTGGTCAATCTACAATTCCAGAAGGCTATGTAGCTTCAAAGTTTATGAAAGGAGCTATTGGTACAAATAACTTAGATTGTAATGCTCGTTTATGTATGGCCAGTGCTGTTACAGGTTTTTTAACCACTTTTGGAGCTGATGAACCAATGGGCTGTTATGAAGATTTTGATCATGCAGATTACTACATTACTTGGGGAAATAATATGGCTGAAATGCACCCTGTATTATTTTCTAGAATGTTAGAGCAAAAAAATACGAGAGGTGCTAAAATTATCGATTTTGCTACTAGAACAACACGTTCTAGTATGGCTGCAGATAAATCTATTCTATTTGAACCTCAAACAGATTTAGCTGTTGGTAATGCTATTTGTTATGAAATAATTAATAATGGCTGGGTTAATAAGTCATTTGTAGAGAAACATTGTAACTTTAGTAAAGGACTTACTAAAATGGGGTATGGTTTAGAAGATAATTATAAATTTAAAGACAAACCTACCAAAATAAATTTTGACGATTATAAAACCTTTTTAGAAGATTATTCTCCTGAGAAAGTTTCAAAACTCACAAAGGTTTCTGTTAAAGACATAAAATATTTGGCAGCTATTTATGGTGATCCAAACAAAAAAGTAATGTCACTTTGGTGTATGGGGGTTAATCAACACACAAGAGGTACCTGGATGAATAATATTATTTATAACATTCACTTATTAACAGGTAAAATATCGCAACCAGGTAATAGCCCGTTTTCTTTAACAGGTCAACCTTCTGCTTGTGGTACTGCTCGTGAGGTAGGGACTTTTACACATAAACTACCGAAAGGGGTTGTAATGAATCCAAAGCATAGAGCTAAAGCTGCTAAAATTTGGAAAGTTCCTGTAGAAAAGATTCCATCAAAACCAACCTACCATGCTACTGAAATGTTTAGAGCTGTTGATAGAGGTGATATTAAATTTATTTGGACACAAGCTGTAAACCCATTAGTGTCTTTACCAAGAACAAGTAGATTCCGCCCAGCAATGGAAAAAGATTCTTGTTTTGTTGTAGTTTCTGACGTCTTCCCTACTCCAACTTCAGATGTTGCTGATGTAATATTACCTGCATCTTGGCACATAGAAAAATCTGGGCTTTATGGAAACTCAGAAAGAAGAACGCAACACTGGGATCAAATGGTAGAAGGACCTGGCGATACTACTCCTGATGCTTGGATGTTTATAGAGGTTGCTAAACGTATGGGATATGGAGATTTATTCCCATATTCTAAAGAAAATCATGTAGAAGAAATTTATAATGAATACCGTCAGTTTCATGAAGGAAAAAAACACGGTATGGCGCCTCTTGAAGTTCTAAAAAAGGAATCTGGAGTAATATGGCCATATGTAGACGGTAAATCAACTCAATGGCGTTTTAATTCTAAATATGATCCTGCATGTACAAATGGTGAAGAGTTTCATTTTTATGGAAAACCAGATGGTAAAGCAATTATTTGGCAACGTCCTTATGAACCAGCACCAGAAATGCCTGATAAAGAATATCCTTTTTGGTTAAATACTGGTCGTGTTATTGAACACTGGCATACAGGTTCTATGACACGTAGAATTCCTGTATTACATCAAGGAATGCCAAATGCATACCTTGAATTTCATCCAGATGATGCAAAAGCTTTAGGTATTAGAAATGGTGAAAAAGTAAAGGTATCATCACGAAGAGGTTCTTGTATTATGCCTGCTTCAATTAACGAAAGAGGTTTACCTACCAAAGGACAGGTTTTTGCTCCTTTCTTTGATGAAAGCATGTTAATTAACGATGTAACTCTAGATGCTTTTTGTCCTATTTCTAAAGAACCAGATTATAAAAAGTGTGCAGTTAAAGTAGAAAAA
- a CDS encoding winged helix-turn-helix domain-containing protein, which produces MEYKIKSKIWIEVDGNVFLGDGRVKLLKSINTTKSLSKSAKELGISYKKAWILIESVNNNAIEPVVIKSVGGVSGGGTKLTPYGVKMIAVFETINVNSWKHLDKQVLKFL; this is translated from the coding sequence ATGGAGTATAAAATTAAAAGTAAGATTTGGATTGAAGTAGATGGTAATGTTTTTTTGGGAGACGGAAGGGTTAAATTATTAAAGTCGATAAACACTACTAAGTCTTTATCTAAATCGGCAAAAGAGCTGGGAATTTCATATAAAAAAGCTTGGATCTTGATCGAATCTGTTAATAATAATGCAATTGAACCTGTGGTTATTAAAAGTGTTGGAGGAGTTAGTGGGGGAGGTACAAAATTAACACCTTATGGAGTTAAAATGATAGCTGTTTTTGAAACTATCAATGTTAATTCATGGAAACATTTAGATAAACAAGTATTAAAATTTTTATAA
- a CDS encoding fasciclin domain-containing protein, translated as MRTKISILTLFICFAFFSCKETKKETINSTNATTEKVDKGQSAVVDEDSEPNALQVAASLEDFKTLVVAVKAADLENTLVNAGPLTVFAPVNAAFDKLPEGTVATLLKPENKSKLSFILKNHVAPANYTVATLEKNVRKNRKLYMASGKYLEVTKKEDGLFVGGTKILKSVKVSNGWIHVIGDVLVPNDK; from the coding sequence ATGAGAACAAAAATTTCAATTTTAACACTATTTATATGTTTTGCATTTTTTTCATGTAAAGAGACAAAAAAAGAAACTATTAATAGTACTAATGCAACTACAGAGAAAGTAGATAAAGGGCAATCAGCTGTGGTAGATGAAGATTCTGAACCTAATGCGTTACAAGTAGCAGCTTCTTTAGAAGACTTTAAAACATTGGTTGTTGCTGTTAAAGCTGCTGATTTAGAAAATACTTTAGTAAATGCAGGTCCATTAACTGTTTTTGCTCCTGTAAATGCAGCTTTTGATAAACTACCAGAAGGAACTGTAGCAACATTATTAAAGCCTGAAAATAAATCAAAACTATCGTTCATTTTAAAAAATCATGTAGCTCCTGCAAATTATACAGTTGCTACTTTAGAGAAAAATGTACGTAAAAATAGAAAATTATATATGGCATCTGGCAAATATTTAGAAGTTACTAAAAAGGAAGATGGTTTATTTGTTGGGGGGACCAAAATTTTAAAATCAGTAAAAGTTAGTAATGGTTGGATACATGTTATTGGAGATGTATTAGTGCCTAATGATAAATAA
- a CDS encoding c-type cytochrome: MRLQNVLMIMLITLFVSCGGGEKKDTSNNKKPAKKAAVKKTVTKTVATKKVKEEGIVDLNNKGIGPIKSVELTETIDKAMADKGAKVFKSKCSACHRTNRKFIGPNPTGILKRRSPEWVMNMILNPDEMVKNDPIAKELLMKFNGSPMANQNLSKEEARQVLEFFRTL, encoded by the coding sequence ATGAGATTACAAAATGTGTTAATGATAATGTTAATTACATTATTTGTTAGTTGTGGAGGTGGAGAAAAAAAGGATACCTCAAATAATAAAAAACCTGCAAAAAAAGCGGCAGTAAAAAAAACAGTAACTAAAACAGTAGCAACTAAAAAAGTTAAAGAAGAAGGAATTGTAGATTTAAATAACAAAGGTATTGGTCCTATTAAATCGGTAGAATTAACTGAAACAATAGATAAAGCTATGGCAGATAAAGGGGCTAAAGTTTTTAAAAGTAAATGTTCAGCTTGTCATAGAACAAATAGAAAATTTATTGGACCAAACCCTACAGGTATTTTAAAAAGACGTTCACCTGAATGGGTAATGAATATGATTTTAAATCCTGACGAAATGGTTAAGAATGATCCAATAGCAAAAGAGTTATTAATGAAGTTTAATGGTTCACCTATGGCCAATCAAAATCTTTCTAAAGAAGAAGCGAGGCAGGTTCTAGAGTTTTTTAGAACATTATAA
- the nosZ gene encoding Sec-dependent nitrous-oxide reductase, giving the protein MRTSFKFLILILSTSFLFVSCGNKGNNSNKSALNSSKAEKVYVAPGEHDSHYAFISGGYSGNLTVYGLPSGRMFKEIPVFSQFPTTGYGYSEETKPMLNTSFGQIPWDDSHHPDISQTNGVLDGRWIFINGNNTPRIARISLTTFETEEIIEVPNSAGNHSSSFITENTEYVVAGTRFSVPVPQVDVPINEYKGNFKGALSFIKVDKETGRMGIKFQILMPGFNYDLSHPGRDKSHGWFFFTTYNTEEASTLLEVNASQNDKDFIAAINWKKIEEYVDNGGGTKMPTNYAHNVYDEHTHTATSTMVKEVLTVNPADIPGAIYFLPTPKSPHGCDVDPTGEYIIGNGKLSADLTIHSFSKMLEAIENKKFDGEAYGIPILNYEDVLAGSVKSGGLGPLHTEFDGLGNAYTTFFISSEVVKWKIGTWEVIDRKPTYYSVGHLTIPGGNSRKPFGKYMFAMNKITKDRYLPTGPELEHSAQLYDISGDKMELLLDFPTHGEPHYAAAIPADIIKNNSKKFYRLDENKHPYAITSPADAKVVREGKDVHIYMSMIRSHFTPDNIEGVKVGDKVYFHITNHEQDFDVPHGFAMIGANNSELLIMPGQTKTLTWYPKKVGVWPFYCTDFCSALHQEMQGYIRVSPKNSDIKLSWSLDGE; this is encoded by the coding sequence ATGAGAACAAGTTTTAAATTTTTAATATTAATTTTATCAACTTCTTTTTTGTTTGTAAGTTGTGGTAATAAAGGTAATAATAGTAATAAAAGTGCTTTAAATAGTAGTAAAGCAGAAAAGGTATATGTTGCACCAGGTGAACACGATTCGCATTATGCATTTATATCAGGAGGTTATAGTGGTAACTTAACAGTTTACGGTTTACCTTCAGGTAGAATGTTTAAAGAAATTCCTGTTTTTTCTCAATTCCCAACTACAGGTTATGGATATTCTGAAGAAACAAAACCAATGTTAAATACTTCTTTTGGTCAAATACCTTGGGATGATTCTCATCATCCAGATATTTCTCAAACGAATGGAGTTTTAGACGGACGTTGGATATTTATAAATGGTAATAACACACCACGTATTGCAAGGATTAGTCTTACAACTTTTGAGACTGAAGAAATTATAGAAGTACCTAATAGTGCAGGTAACCATAGCTCTTCATTTATTACTGAAAATACAGAGTATGTCGTTGCAGGAACACGTTTTTCTGTTCCAGTACCACAGGTTGATGTGCCTATTAATGAATATAAAGGGAATTTTAAAGGAGCTTTATCTTTTATAAAAGTAGATAAAGAAACAGGTAGAATGGGAATTAAATTCCAAATACTAATGCCAGGTTTTAACTACGATCTTTCTCACCCTGGTAGAGATAAATCTCATGGATGGTTTTTCTTTACTACCTATAATACTGAGGAAGCAAGTACTTTATTAGAAGTAAATGCTTCACAAAATGATAAAGATTTTATTGCAGCTATTAACTGGAAAAAAATTGAAGAATATGTAGATAATGGAGGTGGTACTAAAATGCCAACAAACTATGCGCATAATGTATATGATGAGCATACACATACTGCAACTTCTACAATGGTAAAAGAAGTATTAACGGTTAATCCGGCAGATATTCCTGGAGCTATTTATTTTTTACCAACTCCAAAATCACCACATGGTTGTGATGTAGACCCAACAGGTGAGTATATTATTGGTAATGGAAAGTTATCGGCAGATTTAACAATTCACTCTTTTTCTAAAATGTTAGAAGCTATCGAAAATAAAAAATTTGATGGTGAAGCTTATGGAATTCCTATTTTAAATTATGAAGATGTTTTAGCCGGTTCTGTTAAGTCTGGAGGTTTAGGACCGTTACATACAGAGTTTGATGGTTTAGGTAACGCGTATACTACTTTCTTTATTTCTTCTGAAGTTGTAAAATGGAAAATAGGAACATGGGAAGTAATTGATAGAAAACCAACATATTATTCAGTTGGTCACTTAACAATTCCTGGAGGAAACTCAAGAAAACCTTTTGGTAAGTATATGTTTGCGATGAATAAGATTACAAAAGACCGTTATTTACCAACGGGTCCAGAATTAGAACATTCTGCGCAATTATATGATATATCAGGTGATAAAATGGAATTATTATTAGATTTTCCAACCCATGGAGAGCCACATTATGCTGCTGCAATACCAGCAGATATTATAAAAAACAATTCTAAAAAATTCTATAGATTAGATGAAAATAAGCATCCATACGCTATTACGTCTCCAGCAGATGCAAAAGTAGTAAGAGAAGGGAAAGACGTACACATTTATATGTCTATGATTAGATCTCACTTTACGCCAGATAATATTGAAGGTGTTAAAGTAGGAGATAAAGTATACTTTCATATTACAAATCATGAACAAGATTTTGATGTACCGCATGGATTTGCAATGATTGGAGCTAATAATTCGGAATTATTAATAATGCCAGGGCAAACAAAAACGCTTACATGGTATCCTAAAAAAGTAGGTGTTTGGCCTTTTTATTGTACAGATTTCTGTTCAGCATTACATCAAGAAATGCAAGGATATATTAGAGTTTCACCAAAAAACTCAGACATAAAATTATCTTGGTCTTTAGATGGTGAATAA
- a CDS encoding nitrous oxide reductase accessory protein NosL — MRKGIIFLLMLTLILACSIAPSKIEYGKDACSFCKMNIVEKAHAAQIVTKKGKPYKYDAIECMLNDLDDRKIDKIALFLVTDYLKPTLLIDAKTATYLVSPSIKSPMGANLSAFLSKKDAEKFVKVDADKIFNWQEIKTSWFSK, encoded by the coding sequence ATGAGAAAAGGAATCATATTTTTATTGATGTTAACTTTAATTCTAGCTTGTTCAATAGCGCCCTCAAAAATTGAATACGGTAAAGACGCTTGCTCTTTTTGTAAAATGAATATTGTAGAGAAAGCACATGCAGCACAAATAGTAACAAAAAAAGGGAAACCTTATAAATATGATGCTATTGAATGTATGTTAAATGATTTAGATGATAGAAAGATTGATAAAATTGCATTGTTTTTAGTTACAGATTATTTAAAACCAACACTATTAATTGATGCAAAAACAGCAACATATTTAGTGAGTCCATCAATAAAAAGCCCAATGGGAGCTAATTTATCAGCATTTTTATCAAAAAAAGATGCAGAGAAATTTGTTAAAGTTGATGCAGACAAAATATTTAACTGGCAAGAAATTAAAACGAGTTGGTTTTCTAAATAG
- a CDS encoding nitrous oxide reductase family maturation protein NosD, which produces MQNKIVQLLGIIFFTLNGYAQTIEVCKSCKVKTLTDAIVKAKPHDKIIIQKGTYLESNILIDKPLQIIGKGKPIIDGEYKGYVLVVKSDSVSVSGLNVINPGKSYTKDYAAVYISKSNHFTFKNNRLESVFFGFLIEKSHHGKIINNHVSSQAVDQSASGNGIHLWNCSNMLIENNEAHNLRDGIYLEFVKESKVLNNNSHDNMRYGLHFMFSNKNEYHNNIFKNNGAGVAVMFSKFIKMTGNTFTKNWGTASYGLLLKEIYDAEIENNTFKENTIGINVEGSTRINYFKNNFISNGWSIKIAGACYTNIFKDNNFLNNSFDISYNSKINDNKFDNNYWSSYTGYDLDKNGVGDIPYRPVKLFSYIVNKTPETIILMRSLFVDIINFSEKVSPVFTPDELVDSNPLMKPFK; this is translated from the coding sequence ATGCAAAATAAAATAGTTCAACTTTTAGGAATCATATTTTTTACTTTAAATGGTTACGCTCAAACTATTGAAGTATGTAAATCTTGTAAGGTGAAAACTTTAACTGATGCCATTGTTAAAGCAAAACCTCATGATAAAATTATTATACAAAAAGGTACTTATTTAGAAAGCAATATATTAATAGATAAACCTTTGCAAATAATTGGTAAGGGTAAACCTATTATTGATGGTGAATATAAAGGATATGTACTTGTAGTAAAATCTGATAGTGTTTCGGTATCAGGATTAAATGTTATAAATCCAGGGAAAAGTTATACCAAAGATTATGCAGCAGTTTATATTTCTAAAAGCAATCATTTTACTTTTAAAAATAATAGATTGGAAAGTGTATTTTTTGGTTTTTTAATTGAAAAATCTCATCATGGAAAAATTATTAATAATCATGTTTCAAGTCAAGCAGTAGATCAATCAGCATCAGGAAATGGTATTCATTTATGGAATTGTTCGAACATGCTTATTGAAAATAATGAGGCACATAATTTAAGAGATGGTATTTATCTAGAATTTGTTAAAGAGAGTAAAGTTTTAAATAACAATAGTCATGATAATATGCGCTATGGTTTGCACTTCATGTTTTCTAATAAAAACGAATACCATAACAATATTTTTAAAAATAATGGGGCAGGAGTTGCTGTAATGTTTTCTAAATTTATAAAAATGACAGGAAATACATTTACAAAAAATTGGGGAACAGCTTCATACGGATTGTTATTAAAAGAGATATATGATGCAGAAATAGAGAATAATACTTTTAAAGAAAATACAATAGGTATTAACGTAGAGGGATCTACAAGAATTAATTATTTTAAAAATAATTTTATAAGTAATGGCTGGTCAATAAAAATTGCAGGGGCATGTTACACTAATATTTTTAAAGACAATAATTTTTTGAACAACTCATTTGATATCTCTTACAATAGTAAAATAAACGATAATAAATTTGATAATAATTACTGGAGTTCATACACAGGGTACGATTTAGATAAAAACGGTGTTGGAGATATACCATATAGACCAGTAAAGTTATTTTCTTATATAGTTAATAAAACACCTGAAACAATTATTTTAATGAGAAGTTTGTTTGTTGATATTATTAACTTCTCAGAAAAAGTATCACCTGTATTTACACCAGATGAATTGGTTGACAGTAACCCATTAATGAAGCCATTTAAATGA
- a CDS encoding ABC transporter ATP-binding protein: protein MIEIRNLYKKFGKVEVLKGLDLSIKSGGIFAVLGPNGSGKTTLIKSVLGMVIPNKGDIVIDGNSVLKKHEYRNNINYLPQIANFPSNLSVNELIKMVKNLRSKPAVDQDLIELFRLQPFLDKKLGNLSGGTKQKVNLVLTFMFDSELIILDEPTTGLDPISLLNLKKIILAEKKKGKTILITSHIMSFVEEMADEIVFLLDGKIYFKGTLTAIKEQTKQNDLEHAIAAILIKEDV, encoded by the coding sequence ATGATTGAAATAAGAAATTTATATAAAAAATTCGGAAAAGTAGAAGTCCTTAAAGGATTGGATTTAAGTATTAAATCTGGTGGAATTTTTGCTGTATTAGGACCCAACGGTTCAGGTAAAACAACTTTAATAAAAAGTGTTTTAGGAATGGTAATTCCTAATAAAGGAGATATTGTTATTGATGGCAATAGTGTTTTAAAAAAGCATGAATACAGAAATAACATTAATTATTTACCACAGATAGCTAATTTTCCTAGTAACTTAAGTGTAAATGAATTAATAAAAATGGTCAAAAATTTGCGATCTAAACCAGCAGTAGATCAAGATTTGATTGAGTTGTTTCGTTTGCAACCATTTTTAGATAAAAAATTAGGTAACTTATCAGGAGGAACCAAACAAAAAGTAAATCTAGTATTAACTTTTATGTTTGATAGTGAATTAATCATATTAGACGAACCAACTACGGGTTTAGACCCAATCTCTTTATTAAATTTAAAAAAAATAATTCTAGCTGAAAAGAAAAAGGGTAAAACCATTTTAATAACCTCTCATATTATGAGTTTTGTTGAAGAAATGGCAGATGAAATAGTTTTTTTATTAGATGGTAAAATCTATTTTAAAGGTACATTAACTGCTATTAAAGAACAAACCAAACAAAATGATCTTGAACATGCTATTGCAGCAATTTTAATTAAAGAAGATGTTTAA
- a CDS encoding ABC transporter permease yields MFKILKYSFYDLMRSSWSYVYFLFYLALGFVLLFLNNDVSKAVITLMNVIVVLTPLIGTIFGVMYYYNSREFTELLLAQPLKRSTIFMGQYLGVSISLSLSLVIGLGIPFLAYGLLESNDIFNFVSLIAVGAFLTFIFVALAFNIALSNENKIKGFGYAILLWLFLAVIYDGLFLISLVMLQEYPLDKFSLIATMFNPVDLSRILILLKLDISALLGYTGAVFQKFFGTNIGMVLSTMVLMLWTVLPTWRIVSKSKKKDF; encoded by the coding sequence ATGTTTAAAATATTAAAATATAGTTTTTACGATTTAATGCGTAGTAGTTGGAGTTATGTGTACTTCTTATTCTATTTAGCACTCGGTTTTGTGTTATTGTTTTTAAATAACGATGTTTCAAAAGCTGTAATTACTTTAATGAATGTTATTGTAGTGCTTACACCTTTAATCGGAACAATTTTTGGAGTAATGTATTATTATAATTCGCGTGAATTTACTGAGTTATTATTAGCACAACCTTTAAAAAGATCTACAATCTTTATGGGGCAGTATTTAGGCGTTTCTATATCGCTTTCATTAAGTTTAGTTATAGGTTTAGGTATTCCATTTTTAGCTTATGGTTTACTAGAATCTAATGATATTTTTAACTTTGTATCTCTTATAGCCGTAGGAGCTTTTTTGACTTTTATTTTTGTGGCTTTGGCATTTAATATTGCATTATCAAATGAAAATAAAATTAAAGGCTTCGGATATGCTATTTTATTATGGCTGTTTTTGGCTGTAATCTATGATGGCTTATTTTTAATTTCTTTAGTAATGTTACAAGAATACCCGTTGGATAAATTTTCTTTAATAGCTACGATGTTTAACCCTGTAGATTTATCGCGAATACTAATACTTTTAAAATTAGATATTTCTGCCTTATTAGGTTATACAGGTGCGGTATTTCAAAAGTTTTTTGGAACAAATATCGGAATGGTGTTATCTACAATGGTTTTAATGCTATGGACTGTTTTGCCTACTTGGAGAATTGTTTCAAAATCTAAAAAGAAAGATTTTTAA
- a CDS encoding cytochrome c produces the protein MLSKKQARAFFLGGTVVTFLIFIGLTIYSFSKGQDQSNYGKITESVVRGKKIWEENNCMGCHTILGEGAYYAPELTKVIDRRGKGYIKAVLMTPVDWAPNGRKMVAYGFSEEEANDVINFFDWIDDIDLNGFDRVVSPLSKDNN, from the coding sequence ATGTTATCAAAAAAACAAGCACGTGCATTTTTTCTTGGCGGAACAGTGGTTACTTTTTTAATTTTTATTGGTCTTACCATTTATTCTTTTAGTAAAGGACAAGACCAATCAAATTATGGGAAAATAACAGAATCTGTAGTTCGCGGAAAGAAAATATGGGAAGAAAACAACTGTATGGGGTGCCATACAATTTTAGGAGAAGGAGCCTATTATGCTCCTGAACTAACTAAAGTAATAGACCGACGAGGTAAGGGCTATATTAAAGCCGTTTTAATGACGCCTGTAGATTGGGCACCAAATGGAAGAAAAATGGTAGCCTATGGTTTTTCAGAAGAAGAAGCAAACGATGTAATCAACTTTTTTGACTGGATTGATGATATTGATTTAAACGGGTTTGATAGAGTTGTATCTCCATTATCAAAAGACAATAACTAA
- a CDS encoding cbb3-type cytochrome c oxidase subunit I, which yields MKYKSQKVAYWFFALSMLLFGLQIIYGFIMGFAHAGFDGLHSIIPFNTARAVHTNLLVVWLLSGFMGAAYYIIPEEAQRELVSVKLAYVQLISLALVGVVAIIGFHFNIWEGRKFLEIPRPLDYLVVVNVLLFLGIILLTLFKGKRRTTTSLVLSMGLLFAALLYLPGMLPFDSQVTDSFFRWWVVHLWVEGVWELIMGGILSFLLIKLTGVDREVIEKWLYVIVGLTFLSGVLGTGHHYYYIGVNKIWLIVGGIFSALEPLAFLAMALFAVNMYRKGEKKHPNKLALYWTLGAAIVSFIGAGLLGFAHTLPQTNLYTHGTLVTAMHGHLAFWGAYAMIVLAIISYSLPNMTGRKLYESTRGRMAFWFSNIGMIGMTVAFGVAGVVQVYLERKLKMEFMEVQKEVEVHFIVLILCATLFMTGIILYFIDFYKHGRPTDEALEVNQN from the coding sequence ATGAAATATAAATCACAAAAAGTTGCGTATTGGTTTTTTGCCCTTTCAATGTTACTGTTTGGTCTTCAAATTATATACGGTTTTATAATGGGATTTGCACATGCAGGATTCGATGGACTGCATAGTATTATACCTTTTAATACAGCAAGAGCTGTACACACTAATTTATTAGTAGTATGGTTATTATCTGGTTTTATGGGAGCCGCTTATTACATTATACCAGAAGAAGCACAACGAGAATTAGTAAGTGTAAAATTAGCCTATGTACAATTAATATCATTAGCATTAGTAGGTGTTGTAGCTATTATTGGTTTTCACTTTAATATTTGGGAAGGACGTAAGTTTTTAGAAATTCCAAGACCCTTAGATTATTTAGTGGTAGTAAATGTGTTGCTGTTTTTAGGGATTATTTTATTAACCTTATTTAAAGGAAAACGGAGAACGACAACATCTTTAGTACTATCAATGGGGTTATTATTTGCAGCTTTATTATACTTACCAGGTATGTTACCATTTGATAGTCAAGTAACAGATTCTTTCTTTAGATGGTGGGTTGTTCACTTATGGGTAGAAGGTGTTTGGGAATTAATAATGGGAGGTATTTTATCGTTCTTATTAATAAAATTAACCGGTGTTGATAGAGAAGTAATTGAAAAATGGTTATATGTAATTGTTGGATTAACTTTTTTATCTGGAGTTTTAGGTACAGGTCACCACTACTATTATATTGGAGTAAATAAAATTTGGTTAATTGTTGGTGGAATATTCTCTGCTTTAGAGCCTTTAGCATTTTTGGCAATGGCATTATTTGCTGTTAATATGTATAGAAAAGGAGAAAAGAAGCACCCAAATAAATTAGCATTGTATTGGACACTTGGAGCCGCAATTGTATCTTTTATAGGAGCAGGTTTGCTAGGTTTTGCACATACATTACCACAAACAAATTTATATACTCACGGAACTTTAGTTACTGCAATGCACGGTCATCTTGCATTTTGGGGAGCTTATGCTATGATTGTTTTAGCTATTATTAGTTATAGTTTACCAAACATGACAGGTAGAAAATTGTATGAAAGTACAAGAGGACGAATGGCTTTTTGGTTCTCTAATATAGGTATGATAGGTATGACAGTTGCTTTTGGTGTTGCTGGAGTTGTTCAAGTGTATTTAGAACGAAAATTGAAAATGGAATTTATGGAAGTTCAGAAAGAAGTTGAAGTTCATTTTATAGTACTTATTCTTTGTGCAACATTATTCATGACAGGTATTATTTTATACTTCATAGATTTTTATAAACACGGAAGACCTACAGACGAAGCATTAGAAGTTAATCAAAACTAA